The Gossypium hirsutum isolate 1008001.06 chromosome A13, Gossypium_hirsutum_v2.1, whole genome shotgun sequence nucleotide sequence tatacttattaaaattttatatgtaattgtATTAGCATTTTTTAATGTTGACATTGTTACTAAAAACATGGTCCCTGGTGAAGCAAGGTTAAAAACACCAGTTAAATCAAATTGTTAGTTGTTAGGATTTTGTCCTTCttataatttacaaaaataaaataaaatcaaattatcagtataaaacatgtcaaaattaattcttaatgtaaataaaaaattaattaacattaaaaatttggcaatatttaataacataggttattcaataattaattcttgccaaatttgatattttcccttctataaaatgaataacataattaaatttaagaaCATATTTCTTGTGTTTCCATATTAGTTATTGTGAAAATTAATTCAATCCGACTAATTTTaattcaagttaaaaataaaCTCTTGCTAAAATTTATTCAAGTTAGgaattaatatgtatttttaattcacattaaaaattattttttccaaaattaattagttaaatcggtaataatatgaaaaaattatcaagaaattaaTAATAGTTGTATTgtgtaattttcattttatgttttAGGATATGAAAAATGCATGTCAAATGTCAATTTTTTACGTTGCCGCATCAACAACTTACCATAATTGGTTGAATAGAAGGCAACGAATTAAACTtaaattgcaccaaattaaaattcatgtatacaattacacattaaatcaatgTTAATGTATAATTGGGTCAAACTTAAATTGCAACCGAATATAGGCCCAAATAGGTTGGACACTATTGGACTGTAGCCCAAGAAGAGTATTTATATTCTTGAAATATGGGCTAGACCTGGGGATAGCAAACAAAATATAattgttttttcaatttaaaaaaaatgaaaaacccaaaccctaaaataTCTCTGCGGGAGAGCATCAAACATGGAAAGAGTTTTCAAATTTGCCACTATTCGTACCTGAGTCAGTGTTTTTTCCTGTCTTCTTTTCATCTCTTTGTTTCAAAGAGCGGGAAACGAAGAAAAGCCTAAAGTTAGGggttttgtgttttttttcttcGAGTGATGGCGAATGTAGCAGTGGATAAAGATCAACAATGGCTAATGAATTTCCGTTTAAGGTAAGTCGGAAATCTTAGTAATGCTTTCCTTTTTATTGTGTTTCcatttattgttttatatatacgTTTTTTTTATCACAGAAAAAGAAGTTTGAAGTTGTTCAATGTAATGCTACTATAAATAAAGGTTTCTGTATTTGTATTgattttaaactcttttttttggggggttatATAATGTTAACTTTCGATGGTGTTCTTTggtttgttcatctttgtttcatTGGAGAGCTGATAGGTGAGTTAgtgtattttctttattttttatgtttattttatatataaattaatatttgaatttcactgttttctgtttgtttctcagGATTTTGCTTCTCGGTTTTCTTCCTTCCCAAATatcatttcttttttcaaaattttctcttcttcGTCCTCACACTTTCTGGGATTTTTATTCCGTTGTTATCAGTTTTCTTTATCaactttttttaatgattttataatattacaGGAATTGTTGTGTAAATTAGAAAGAGTGGGAGCTTTCAATTGTCATATCGATTCACGCAAACACAATAAGAAGTGAGGAGGAAGTTAACAGAGGTGAAATTTTGTGTTTGTTTTGTAAGAGGTACGTACATTTGtcgaccttttttttttttctgttagcTGCAGAATTTCTTTACCCATTTAATTAGGCTAATTTGTTGATATATGccgaaaattttgaaatttatctattCATGTCAGAGTAAAAACGTGCCCTATAAGACGCGTTTTCAAGTAAACGGTAACAAATCATCGAATGGTCACAATTCCAACAATCATAGGATTCTAATAACCATATTTTTCCTTATAtaaacttattcttttctttacaatttccttctttctttttctaaattattttcctTTGAAATGTTAGTCTGATACTCGCCTGCTTTGATCGTAATTTTAAAACTTGCTAATGGTAACTAGTTGGTCTGCTGTACGCTAGATTAACAAGAGAAACAATGTTTTTGAAGTATTATTAAATAAACATTGATAGATAACAAATTGCATGATGTTACTTTTAGTGttacattttgaatttttttgttcatttttaatCAATCGTAACTTTTTTTAGGTTTACTTTATAGTGAGATTTTAAGAAGCAAAAGTATCGAGGAAATGGAACCTTAATTGTCAAActtgttgaaaaaataaataattcgtAAAAAAGTgtatttaaatagtaatttttaacataattcataaaatattcaataaaaaacATTCTAGACGAATAGACACTAGAAAGCTACTTCTAACAAAAGTAACTGACAACTAGTAATCTTTATTTGTATgattattgtttttgtttttctttcctctAAATATAAGTTGAAAGGGGTTGAGAATATTGTGAcctttatttgatatttgtgaaTTGTGACATAGTTTGACTCAAATATTGTAAGGTAGGATTTTAACTTGTATCCTCTAGAAAAGGATTTTACttgaattgaacaaaaaaaaagagagagttcaAAACATCAATTCTTTGATCTCTTTTCAAGGTACCATTTTACTTGTGTGCTGTGGaccattttcttcaattttatgGAGGTTTTTGTCCAAGTATTAGTTagttttatgtgggttgttttGCTGCAGCTTAAACCAGGTTTGAGCTACCATGCAAAAGATCCACAGGCTGCTGCAAATTCATTAACTTCTCTTCTTGACAAGGCAGAAAGTGTTGTTCCGCTAGATTTACGATCAAAGACTGCTGTGAGAGTTGGGGTAGGTATTACGTTCATGCGTTATGCATTCTAAGCCTTTTAATTTGCTGAACAATGGGGGTATCTGTGTAGGCAACTGCTGGTCTGAGGGCATTAGGAGGCGAGGCATTTGATAAAATTTGCAATCGATAATTTTATTTTCAGATACATGTTTGTTATGGCCACAACATTTACTTTACCATTTCCTCAAGCTAGTGCaatttaaatatgtatttagGTTAGGGAACTTTTGAAAAGTAGAAGCACCCTTAAATCCGAGGCAAATGGGGTCAAAATTCTGGACGGCTCTCAAGAAGGTTCTTATGAGTGGGTATGATATGCTGAATTTTCTTGTACTTTTATACTTTACTTTTACTTTGCATACTGTAACTGGGGTTAGAGTATCTTGGCGTCCCTATATTAtagctaaaatgcaatttaatccttgtatgATAGAACCgagtaatttaatctttaaacatTTGATATAGGCGCAAACAAGTAAAATTGATAACAATATTgatgtaaaattatttaaatgctgATGTGGACTTTTCTTCTCAAATCTTACATAGTACATGAGTTGTACATGAGTTGAAATCTGACAATATGTATGTTCTTAATTGAAAAAATGTTGCTACTTCAGTTCCATCTAGAGATCAATATTTTTGTCAGATTTCAGGGGTCTATGCTAGCTTTTAGATGGTTTCCCGTTAACATTGCTATCAATTTTACTTATTTCTCCAATGTCAAACATGGAAAAGATTGAAGGGCTCAATTCTGTAATATAGTGGATTAAATTGTACTTTTGACTAAGTACAAAGACTGCTTGATATTTTAATCTTATAACTGGTCAACATGATCAGTCTTGCTTGAGATGCTTTCATGGTGGTGCCAGAGCCAATTGGAGAAATCCGAGGGGTTTCTCTGGGGTAACTTAGGAAAACTAGAATAAAGTATTTACGTGCTGTTAGGGCTAGGATCCGTTGTAATTTTTCCTACTGATGGAGCCAATGGACCTAATTTGGACTTTCTTAACCTCCATCTTCTTTTATAGGTGACAATAAATTACCTACTAGGGAATTTGGGAAGGACATATCAAGACACAGTTGGCATAGTTGATCTTGGTGGTGGATCTGTTCAAATGGCGTATGCCATCTCCAAGAATGCTGCTTCAAGAGCTCCAAGTTTACCAGCTGGACAGGAcaattatgtaaatgaaatgtATCTCAATGGATCAAAATATTACCTCTATGTACACAGGTACCCTCCATTTTAACAAAATAGGATTCtgataataatttgaaattgaATATAAAGAGAAATCTTAATGGCTTGTGATTCCTTAAGCAGTCTTATCAGACAGGTCTCTATTCAGTCATTTgtataatctttatattttagttatataCTTATGGCTTTCTTGTGTACAGTTATTTGCACTATGGCTTACTAGCAGCTCGAGCAGAAATTTTGAAGGCCACTGAAGATTCTGGCAACCCTTACATCTTGGAGGGTTTTGATGGTATGTTTGAATTTCTTTGGTTGCAACCAACACTATAAAGtgctgttttttttaaatatatatatgtgtgtgtgtgtatttgGGCTGCAAATGGCAGGCACGATTTATGAATTCAGTAACTAAGTTTATAGCTACGACGACTGAAAATGTGGTAATTGTCTGTATTTGCTTCCTACTGCTAACTGTATTCATCTCTCTATTCTGAAACTTTGAATGCACTGAATAATGGAATAGTTCGAATATTACcggatttaagagaaattaatgtTTCTTTAACAattatatttgtttgtttgtttttatttaatagaaattaaTGCTTTGGATTTAGTCTAAAATCTCTCATTTCACCTTTTCCCACACTGTTGCTTAAATTTACTGCTGCAGCCTTGAGGAATCCCCAATCCCATCTCCATCACTCTCTATGCATTAATTCCTATAGCAATATC carries:
- the LOC121203299 gene encoding apyrase 2 codes for the protein MEVFVQVLVSFMWVVLLQLKPGLSYHAKDPQAAANSLTSLLDKAESVVPLDLRSKTAVRVGVRELLKSRSTLKSEANGVKILDGSQEGSYEWVTINYLLGNLGRTYQDTVGIVDLGGGSVQMAYAISKNAASRAPSLPAGQDNYVNEMYLNGSKYYLYVHSYLHYGLLAARAEILKATEDSGNPYILEGFDG